The genome window GGCCGCCCCACCCGAACGGGGGACGTGACCGCCTCCGACCCGGGTCGTTGCCCGGGTGGGCGGTGCTCTCGGCGGAAAACCGGCCGGGGCCCCCGCAGACCGCGTAGGTTGGGAGAAGATATGGGTGTTTTGACCTGGTTCCGTCGTCGCCGGCCCGTCGCCACGGCACCGTTCGCCGACGGCGTGCCGTCGGGTGCCGCGGACACCGCGGACGGCGCCGTGGCGGTGCTCGCCCCCGAGGCGGAGCCGCCGACGGAGCCCGGCGCGGAGCAGCAGCCGCCGGGGGTCCCGGCCGCCCGGACCGCGCCGGACGCCGAGGCGGCCCCGCGGACCGCCCCGGCGGACGGAGCGGACCAGCAGGCCCCCCGGGACCAGGACGCCCTGGCCCCCGAGGTGGCCGAGCTGCTGGCCGCGGCGGTCGCCGCGGTGAGCCAGAGCACGGTCACCGAGACCTCGGTGACCCAGCACGCGGCGCCGGCCGAGGAGGACCCGGCGCACCCCGGACCCGAGCAGCCCGACACAGGAGACGAAGCCATGGGCCTGATGGACAACCTCAAGGGCAAGGCCGAGGAGCTGAAGGAGAAGGCCAGCCACCTGGCCGGCCAGCACAACGAGAAGATCGACGAACTGGTGGACAAGGCCGGCGACGCGATCGACAAGGCGACCAAGGGCAAGTACACCGACCGGATCGCCACCGGGACGGAGAAGGCCAAGGGCGCGGTGGACGACTTCGCGGGGCACCCGCAGGACGCCGCCGCCGAGCAGCCGGAGCACGCGGCCGAGCAGCCGCAGGACGGCCCGCGGCCCGACGACAAGGC of Kitasatospora viridis contains these proteins:
- a CDS encoding antitoxin, translated to MGVLTWFRRRRPVATAPFADGVPSGAADTADGAVAVLAPEAEPPTEPGAEQQPPGVPAARTAPDAEAAPRTAPADGADQQAPRDQDALAPEVAELLAAAVAAVSQSTVTETSVTQHAAPAEEDPAHPGPEQPDTGDEAMGLMDNLKGKAEELKEKASHLAGQHNEKIDELVDKAGDAIDKATKGKYTDRIATGTEKAKGAVDDFAGHPQDAAAEQPEHAAEQPQDGPRPDDKA